The following coding sequences are from one Capsicum annuum cultivar UCD-10X-F1 chromosome 3, UCD10Xv1.1, whole genome shotgun sequence window:
- the LOC107865260 gene encoding uncharacterized protein LOC107865260, whose amino-acid sequence MNWNSSPYRPKANGAVEAANKNLMKILCKMVQGSQQWHEKLPFALLGYRTTVQTSIGETPYLLVYGTEAVIPMEIEIQSLRVVVEAKIDDDQWVKTLLEQLSLVDEKRLISICHGQLYQKIIARAYNKKTCHRYFKVGQLVLRRILPHQIEAKGKFFPNWHGSFMVKKVLLNGTLYLTGIEGKME is encoded by the coding sequence ATGAATTGGAATTCATCTCCTTATCGTCCAAAGGCGAATGGAGCTGtagaagctgccaacaagaacTTAATGAAAATACTCTGTAAGATGGTGCAGGGTTCCcaacaatggcatgaaaagttaccttTTGCTTTATTGGGTTATCGTACTACAGTTCAGACTTCAATTGGTGAAACTCCTTACTTGTTGGTGTATGGAACTGAAGCAGTTATACCTATGGAGATTGAAATTCAATCTCTTCGAGTAGTTGTAGAAGCTAAAATTGATGATGACCAATGGGTCAAGACTCTTTTGGAGCAATTAAGCTTGGTTGATGAGAAAAGATTAATATCAATATGTCATGGACAACTATATCAGAAGATAATAGcacgagcatataacaaaaaaaCATGTCACAGATATTTTAAAGTTGGTCAGTTAGTACTAAGGCGCATCCTACCACATCAGATTGAAGCCAAAGGCAAATTTTTTCCTAATTGGCATGGAtcattcatggtgaagaaagtgttactTAATGGCACGTTATATCTGACTGGCATAGAAGGCAAAATGGAATGA